A stretch of DNA from Paramormyrops kingsleyae isolate MSU_618 chromosome 15, PKINGS_0.4, whole genome shotgun sequence:
CGGAACTCActgacagtccatatttttctCCTACTGTACCAGGTTAAGGGAGGGatgaaaaatgtggactgtctggtagggagctgggaaggtGGAGGGACTGTGGATTCCCAACGACcagattgggaagcactgctctaGACTACATCCAAAATATCCAAACCTTAAAATGTACTGTTATTCATGCATCAACCCTGTAACTTTATCTAAAGCTTCGGTGTCTTGAAAATCCAATAACATCAGGAACTACAAATCAGAAAAAACACTCACATTAGCAAAAAGGGACTCCAAAGGTGAGTCCGGATACAAAAATAAAGCATATCTGAGGTCTCTAAAAGTTCCCACTGTATCACAACATTGTCACTATGCTTGGGCAGGTAGATTAGCAGCGGGGGAACTGTACAATAAACAGAATAAAAGATAGTTTATATGGCTTTTCAGTCAGATAATTATTCCATTTGAAGCCAAAAATCTCTAAATTTTTAACATTGCTGTCGCTGTAGAAAATATCTTAAAGGGATGCAAGGTTTCTTAAAGGGAATGTAGCTTCTTTAAACAGCATTGTTATCGAAAATCCATGAAGACATTTGAAAGGAAAGTCAGATGTTAGAGCAGTATGTATGATGGCAATATTCCTTACGGACTTACATTCTAAAGATGTTCAGAAAAATATTTAGCTTGTCTTCTTCATGAGCAGTGAATGTTGTGATGCACAGAATTTTATCATGCAGTGAAGCCATCTATGTAATCCAGGTGATTATACTTTAATGAGTCTTTGTTGTGTACAACGTGATATGATGCACCTTGCATCTCACTCCCGAAACACCTACTAAGCTTCCTCCTGAAAGCCAAAGTATGTCGCTGTAAAGATCAACATATATTTTGACTGGCGGTCCACACTGAGCTGGAACTCCAGTGGTACATCTATAGTGTTTGTAACATTAAAGTTGTGGTGATTAATGTCAGAACAGTGAACGCATACGCTGGCTTTCGTGACTCCATTGATGCACGATAGCTAAGGTGACGCTGAGGTGAAGTGCTCTGCTCCAGGGTGCAGTGTCACGCCAGGGTGCAGTGTCACACCAGGGTGCAGTGTCTCTGGCTTGCGGCTTGGCATGAGGGTCAGAGTTAGGCTGAAGGTCAGGTTTGCAGCTGGGGTTAAGGCAGGCATCTGCGCAGTCCGCCCTCCTCCCCTGCTAAACCAGCGCATAGTCAAACTGACCTCTCTCCAGCCCCTCCTTGTGGTCAGTCCAGGATGAGGCAGGCATGCGGCTGTAGGGGTCTAGGAGGATGCGGAAGCAGCGCACCAGCAGGAAGACCAAGAAGAGCAGCAGCAGACCCACGAAGGCCAAGGCTGTCTTCTGCTCGGCGTCACCGGCCAGTGGAGGGCTGCTGGGCGGCCCCGGGTGCGAGGGCCCCACAGACAGCAGCTCGTAGTCCAGCGTGGGGACATCGTCCATCCTCCACGCAGGCCGCTGGCAGGACTTGCAGACCGTCTGGATAATGGGGAAGCTGAGCAGCTTGGGCAAAGCAGGccagggggagagagaggttCTGATGAGGACGTTTGGATTTGGGCAGAGACCAATGACTCCCTCAGAGCCAGacgacctggggggggggggggctgatgacAGGTCTATTTATTTCACTGATGCCACATCAATTACAGCGCCAACAGGACACGACAGGACAGGCCCAGCGGACGGATAAATAACCCAGCCAATCCCAGTGCGGCTTGTCATGTGCCACACGGCTACAGATGCAAACCGACAAGGCGACAGGCTGCCTGATATTCAGAGGGGCGGGGGGGAACCCGAATAAACAGCGGGAGGGGCAGGGGGATGCGACCGTGTGCGGCAGCACCTCTCGAAAACACGATGGAGCTGCGAGCACAGACAGGCGCTCATTAGCGGGCTGCAGAGGGACCCCGTCGGCGAGCAGGGAACCGAGAGCCTGTCATCTATTCCTCCATCCCAGCGGCCTCTAAGAACCTGTCCAAAAAAATGTCTCTTTAAACTGCCAGTGTGCCTGATGGGCAGCAGAGGTCCCTCGAATGGCCGACGGGTTCTCTTCTGGATGGACGGAGGAGCGCGACCTGGCCGCCGATGCAGGTCTTATCTGTGGACAGGTGACTGTAGGTGGCGCTGtcgtggtttggggggggcacGGTGAGCAGGCAGGCTAGACGGGCTACTCCTGGTAGCCTGGGtatagtgctggggggggcggggtcttCAATGTCTCCCCTGCTCACCTGggaaaagaaaacacacagataGAATCACATGGCGCTTCAAGGGCTGCACAAAAAATGCACCCCACCCCAGAAGATTACATCCCCACCCCagaaacaaaacatttacaGTGACCAGTCAATATTTCACATCTCCATACTGGCTTCCCGTTCCCTCACGGGTTCACCTCCACCGCTCCGTCCAGCGGAAGAACGAGAACGTTCTGCCACTTACCAGCTGCGCTCTGCGTCTCCGCGACTAGCAAACTGACATTTGGTGTGATTACAATTACTCAGCAGATTATTACTGTGGCTTAACGCCGGGCAGTAATGAGTGACGGTGACGGCCGTGTAAATGTCGGTATTGTAAATGTCAGTGACATTCATCTGGTGGCGTCGCGACACTCGTTAATCACAGGGCTGTTAACAGCAGCTGGTGGAATGAAGTCACACCTGCCAATGACTAACCAACACCAGACACGCTGTACGGTGTATTTCTCAGAAATACTAGCATACTCGTGGAAGACACTGCAAATAATGACATTATTGCAGGATATGGGGGTGCAGGATATGATAGTTTAACccatcagattgtagaggaggagggtccaagcaactagaggaggcgggaccaagacatctgattggcttatCACCTTGCTGTCATCTGCAAACTTTATGATGGTATTAGGACCATTTGTAGGGATGCAATCATAGGTGAAAACAGTGTAGAAAATAGGACTCAGCACTCAGGCTTTTGGCAGACCGATATTTAAGGTGAGGGTAGAAAAACTGTGATCGTCTAACCTGATACACTAGTGTAAGTTAGCTTCGGATCTAGAGCAGGACTGGgtaatcttatccgcaaaaggccagtgtgtgtgcaggtttttgggataacctatAGGTCAGCTCTTCAtgcccaggtgtgaggacagtCAAGAAGTCCTCTAATAAgtgatctaattagggagctgcagtgaaaacccgcacacacagcggcctTTTGAGGCTAAGATTACCCACCCCTAATCTAGAACCATGCGCAGAGCCTATCAATCAATTAGCCAATCAAGTCAAAACACCATGAGAACTTTGCACTAGACAATTATAAAATACTAAGCAAGAACATCCAGTGTTGCCAAGAGACCATAACCAGGGAATTGTCAGAGATAGCAGGTCACTGGCAGAATGTGTTAGCTTAGGTTCCCCAAACCTCTTGAGGTCTTGAGATATTTCTTGAAGATTGTCAGTAATTCTATGGAATGGTTTACTGAATGAAGTTCAGTATTTGATATTTAAACATGTGCTTAAACAACAAGGAGGAGAAAAATTTTCATAAGAAATCAGAATTCCCAAAACTCAAATTTGCAAAAAGGCATCACAAAAATCCATGATTTCCTACACAGAAACACTGATACAGCTCAACGATgagtgcaaacacacacacacacacacacacacacacacacacacacagacagtcacacacacacacacagagacagacagacagacagacatacagagtcacacacacacacacagacatacagagtcacacatacacacacacacacagacacacacacagacagacagacagacatacagagtcacacatacacacacacacagacatacagagtCACAcatacagagtcacacacacacacacagacagacagagtcacacacacacacacaccagaggTTTGTCTGATCGCTGTCTGTGATGGGGGCAAGACCCTGGAGCCCATCTAAGAGAGCACTTCCTCACATCTGCGGATCTCAAGTCCCGTGGGATGCACACCTGTGTACAGGCCACCTTGTGTCAGTCACCACCTGCTGGAGGCTCTGTGGACGCGCGACCCCCCCGAGCAGCACTCCGTCTGCGGCGTGAGCCAAGCGGCTGACATCACCCTCGGAAGCATGCAGCCCAAAGATAAAGGGTGCAGGGAGTGTTTGGAAACACAGGAAAGGAAAAACCATTAGAGCGATGAGGCCAAAGCCAAAGCAGGAGGGAAGGCGCCGGATTATTTCCTCTTCCGGCACAATCCGCCTGGGGagcaggaaaccggtccccataagggaaaaaaatggatatttatcacgttatggggacattatgtccccataaggataggtaaacccgctcgcacacacacagacacgcacacacacacacccgctcatgcacacacacacacacacacacacacacacccgctcatgcacacacaaacacacacacacacacacacacacccgctcatgaacacacacacaaaaacagacctgtattcatatcttagtggggactccattcatttctatggggaaaactctaatcccagcatgatgaccttaacccctacgagacttttggcatttggggacctgaaaaattaaACCCTGCAGTTAAAACTGTGACCCCTGGGACCTCGGGGGGGCCCCTTGCCGCACCCCCACAGCCCAGACGACACGCTGCAAGGTGCTCACTCCACATGCGATTGCTGAGCATGCAGTTAAGAGAGTGCAGAATGAACTACCTGCAGACTGCTGACCTTTCAGAATAATACAATAACGGCATAAGAACGGCGCCTTCTACATTCTGAAATCCctacaggttttttttaatcaattcaCAGAAAATTGTAGTTTTCGTCATTTGCCATGTGTCAGCCCCAGTGCCGTGCATGATTTAAATAAACAGACTCTATAAATACTAAGCATTATTCATGAGCCCCCTTCAAAAAAATCAATGACTTTTGTAAAGGATGTGATTTCAGAGAGGACTGGCTGTATCCCTTGTAAAGGATGTGATTTCAGAGAGGACTGACTGTATCCCTTGTAAAGGATGTGATTTCAGAGAGGACTGACTGTATCCCTTGTAAAGGATGTGATTTCAGAGAGGACTGACTGTATCCCTTGTAAAGGATGTGATTTCAGAGAGGACTGACTACTTGTAAAGGATGTGATTTCAGAGAGGACTGACTGTATCCCTTTATAAGACACAGGATGGGGCAGATCTGCTCAGTCTAAGGACACACAGAGTTTCTTCTAAAGTGTGAGGTAATACTGGTTCTTCACTGGCTGCATTGTGGTTAGTGCCACTTGATAAATGCATTAGCATTACTAAGGCAATTTGTTAACTATTAAACAGTTAACTATTTGGGTAGAAATGGTAATACTTCAATTGAGGGTAAAAAATTAACTCTtttactactcaagaacaaatcatgaattAGTGTAGGTTTccccatgaaatacatgaactgtcatggttgattaatgatgaatgaacattcAATCAGTAcatagttactggttaattgaTGCATTAACTAACCacgtactactacattattcatgtccctgaagtaaagtgttactggtTATGTCATGGGCACATACGTCACACAACTGACATTCATGCTACACTGCCTGGCATTTTGTATCTGTGTGGCCATGGATAATGGCTTCCTGATTGTGAtgcaaaatcattttaaaactgcGTATACAAGGACTGTGAAACTGCATCAACTTTGAAAGCTGAAGGTCAGCATTACTCTTGGCGCTGTTCTCTTAAATCAATCATAAAAATGCACTGACCAGTCAAACCCAACATCGagacacatttaattaaattccCAGCACACGCAGACATAAAATATTCAGCTTTGCAGGGGACAACAACCACGGAAGTGAGTCTTAGGGGCATTACCCTTTCTGCCTTACCCCAAACAGGCCAGCGGGGGGCGCATATGAGCCGAGTTGCTCAAGGGAAGACCAGGCTGGCTTTTCAGAGTGGTGGCCAGAGACGCGAAAAGTCCTTCAAAGTCACGCCTGGTGGTCATAAAATGACTAGAATGACATTAATCAGACAGAATCAGGACTGGAGGAAACTTCCCAGAATACGAAGAAGTCAGCACTCACAAAGTCAGATGCCAGCACTTTCGACAGTGTGCATTGCTACCGCCAAGGGGGAGCTatgaaaacaaatatattacaTGGTGCGCAGTCATATCTCTAAGGAGACACGAGAGCTTGCAGAGCCAGATCAAACTGGCTCCAAGACAGCGGTGGCCCTTGAGCCGGGGTCCGGCTCTGATGAGAACGGCAGATCTCATCCAAGGTGTTACCTGTGAAGCGTGCCATCAAATTTCATAATAATTTAATAGTGGGGGGGCATCCTTACACcaaaagtgggggggggggtctataaTGCAGCCCAGTGGGTAAGGAATCAACACTCATGTCTAGATGGCCGTCGGTTAGA
This window harbors:
- the LOC111860212 gene encoding cortexin-1, whose protein sequence is MDDVPTLDYELLSVGPSHPGPPSSPPLAGDAEQKTALAFVGLLLLFLVFLLVRCFRILLDPYSRMPASSWTDHKEGLERGQFDYALV